Below is a genomic region from Brassica oleracea var. oleracea cultivar TO1000 chromosome C9, BOL, whole genome shotgun sequence.
ATTTGTGTTTGTTTATTTCTCACTTTCTTGCTTCTTTTGTGTGTGTGTGTGTGTGTGATATTGTTTTCATTTTTAAGTTCCTTTTATAGAAAGAGGTTAGGGAAATGATGGAATTCAATACTAGTCCACTTGCGCATTTCGAACTTGCTATCTTAAGTTATAAACGTTGACTTTTCCTTACAATATGGATCTGGATCATGGGCGAATGTACTATGGATAACCATTATAAACGTTGACTTTTCCTTGCAATACGGATCATTCATGAGGTTTTTCATTTGTGTTTCTCACCTTTGATTATTTATAAAATATTAGATTATATATAAAGCAACACATGGCAATCCCCTATATATTAATTGAGGAACATTTGAAAAGATGTAACCTCAATTTTGTATTAATTAAAATAGACCCCAATGCATAGGTGGCACTCAATTAGGTAGTCAATTACATTCAATTGAAAAATAAGTAGGTCCACATTTGATTTTTATATGTTGTTAGATACATAAGTTGGTCAAACTATATGATATAATGATATGATATGTTATTTTCTTTCCTTAAATCAAACCTACGGAATTACCATAAATGACTAATATATATATGACAACTAATGATTTTAATAATGAAGATTTGATAACAATTTATATCTCCTCCATCATTTTTTGTTTAATTTTATATTATTAAAATAAATTAAACAATCAAATTAGCTATAAAAGTAAAATTTAGATTTTTTCGTATATGTTATATTTTGAATTTTTAAAAACGACAATAAATGACTAAAACTATTAAAATTATTATGTTAAAAATTAATGATCAATGGTTTAACATTTTTATTATAAGAAGATACACAAGATTTTAAAACCATATGAGTAAAAAATATCATTTAATAATAAAATAAATAAATATATATATNNNNNNNNNNNNNNNNNNNNNNNNNNNNNNNNNNNNNNNNNNNNNNNNNNNNNNNNNNNNNNNNNNNNNNNNNNNNNNNNNNNNNNNNNNNNNNNNNNNNNNNNNNNNNNNNNNNNNNNNNNNNNNNNNNNNNNNNNNNNNNNNNNNNNNNNNNNNNNNNNNNNNNNNNNNNNNNNNNNNNNNNNNNNNNNNNNNNNNNNNNNNNNNNNNNNNNNNNNNNNNNNNNNNNNNNNNNNNNNNNNNNNNNNNNNNNNNNNNNNNNNNNNNNNNNNNNNNNNNNNNNNNNNNNNNNNNNNNNNNNNNNNNNNNNNNNNNNNNNNNNNNNNNNNNNNNNNNNNNNNNNNNNNNNNNNNNNNNNNNNNNNNNNNNNNNNNNNNNNNNNNNNNNNNNNNNNNNNNNNNNNNNNNNNNNNNNNNNNNNNNNNNNNNNNNNNNNNNNNNNNNNNNNNNNNNNNNNNNNNNNNNNNNNNNNNNNNNNNNNNNNNNNNNNNNNNNNNNNNNNNNNNNNNNNNNNNNNNNNNNNNNNNNNNNNNNNNNNNNNNNNNNNNNNNNNNNNNNNNNNNNNNNNNNNNNNNNNNNNNNNNNNNNNNNNNNNNNNNNNNNNNNNNNNNNNNNNNNNNNNNNNNNNNNNNNNNNNNNNNNNNNNNNNNNNNNNNNNNNNNNNNNNNNNNNNNNNNNNNNNNNNNNNNNNNNNNNNNNNNNNNNNNNNNNNNNNNNNNNNNNNNNNNNNNNNNNNNNNNNNNNNNNNNNNNNNNNNNNNNNNNNNNNNNNNNNNNNNNNNNNNNNNNNNNNNNNNNNNNNNNNNNNNNNNNNNNNNNNNNNNNNNNNNNNNNNNNNNNNNNNNNNNNNNNNNNNNNNNNNNNNNNNNNNNNNNNNNNNNNNNNNNNNNNNNNNNNNNNNNNNNNNNNNNNNNNNNNNNNNNNNNNNNNNNNNNNNNNNNNNNNNNNNNNNNNNNNNNNNNNNNNNNNNNNNNNNNNNNNNNNNNNNNNNNNNNNNNNNNNNNNNNNNNNNNNNNNNNNNNNNNNNNNNNNNNNNNNNNNNNNNNNNNNNNNNNNNNNNNNNNNNNNNNNNNNNNNNNNNNNNNNNNNNNNNNNNNNNNNNNNNNNNNNNNNNNNNNNNNNNNNNNNNNNNNNNNNNNNNNNNNNNNNNNNNNNNNNNNNNNNNNNNNNNNNNNNNNNNNNNNNNNNNNNNNNNNNNNNNNNNNNNNNNNNNNNNNNNNNNNNNNNNNNNNNNNNNNNNNNNNNNNNNNNNNNNNNNNNNNNNNNNNNNNNNNNNNNNNNNNNNNNNNNNNNNNNNNNNNNNNNNNNNNNNNNNNNNNNNNNNNNNNNNNNNNNNNNNNNNNNNNNNNNNNNNNNNNNNNNNNTATATATATATATATATATATATATATATACACTAATGATTTAAAGCAACAAGATTGGCTGATCAATTTAGTTGTCCAGTTGAAATCTTTCAAAAGTATGTGAAAGACTAAAGTCAAAGTAAATATGGATTTAGAATAGTAGTTATATTTTACTAACCAAAATACCGAAAAAACCCGAACAGAATCGAAACCAACCCGATATCTGGATTGAACACTCCTAATCCAAATGAAGCCAAACTATTGTTTCATTCTCCAAAATATAATAAAAATAATAACTTAATTCCGCGCAAGGCGCGGGTCTTATCCTAGTAGAGTATTAAAACGAGATATTATCTTATTCTTTCTCATATTTTTGTAAGAGTGAGATATTCCCCTAAATAATCCTATTGAAGTTGTTCTAATTCTTAAAATATTAAAAACCTATGCGTGTACTTTGTATTTTTATGGTAGATCGTCCACTTATTCTTGGGTTCATCCCCTCTAAATTCACCGGCCAATAGGATTTCATTATTTCAAACTCGATATCTTTTAAAAAAGGAAAAAAAATATTATCAAATTATATTTTTTAAAAAAAAAGTAAAAAAAAAAATAGCAGCTACATACAGAAAAAAAGAATTAAAAAAAAAAATTTAACATCGTCAGCAAAACACTAAACCCTAAATCTTAATCCCTAAACCCTAAATCCTAAACCTAAATCCTTGGGTAAACCCTAAACCTCTAGATAAACTCTAAACCCTTGGGTAAACCCTAAACCCTTGGATAAATCCTAAACTCTAAATAAAAACACTAAACCCTAAAAATCTAAACCCTAAACCCTTGAGTGTTTTAGTGTTTAATGATTTTGATTTAGAGTTTAAGATTTATCATAGAGTTTAAGATTTATCCTACAGTTTACGGTTTACCCAAAGGTTTAGGGTTTAAGATTTAGAGTTTAGAGATTATGATTTAGGGTTTAATGTTTTGCTGACGACGTTAAAAATATTTTTTTTGTAATTACTACTATTTTTTAATTATTTTTTTTTACCTTTTAATTTTTAAAAAATAATATAATTTGACAATATTTTGTTTTCTTTTTTAAAAAATATCGAATATGAAATAACATAATCCTATTGGTCGGTGAGAATAAGTCTTTTTTTACCACTTGTGCATACAGAAAATCCACTTGGATTCGCCATCTGGTTATGGATCAGTGTGGATACTTTTCGTCAAAGCTTTTTGTCAAAGCTTTTTGTCAAAGCTACCAACTGATTAAGAAATGATTAAATACGCTTCAGACAACTTTACAAATGTTTAGTTTCATGATTTTCAAATGTTAAACCAACAGGTGCGGTGCGGATGAATAATTTTATTTGGGGTTAAGCTAGTCATTGTTCTTTCTAATTTTATTACGGGTCAACACTTAATATCTTATCTTTTATATATCATTCGAAGTATTGTTTTCACTTTACTCCCAGTTTAAGATAATTTATTAAATACTAAATAGTTACGTACTAGCATTTATGAAGATAAGGGTTTGAATGCCACTCGTAAGAAAATATTTTCGCCTTAGAATACGGGTGGATTTTGTCTTAACTAGTACTCATCTTTTGAATGTCTTAACTAGTACTCATCTTTTGAATATTTACTTATCTTCCTGAGACTTTTTTCAGTCTATCGTTAGAAATTAGTCCAAAACTGATAACAAGGACATGAGTTTCTGTCAAAGTCACTAATTGAGAAATAAACACGCTTAAGGAGATGGAGCGAGTAGACTTTCTAATTGACCAAAGATAAAATAACAATATTAAGATACTATGTTTTAAGTGTATTTCTCCATTAGAAGGATAACCACGAAAGTTGCTCAAAAAAAAAAGGATAACCACAAATTAAGACATGATGACACGTGTAGAATACCATCTTTGATTGTCGTCTCTTTTGTAAACGAAAAAAAAAGAAGACATTTTGTAGAATAATGACTGCATGTTTTATGATATTAAAATAAAACACAATATAGAACAGAGTCACAAAGCTATTTATAAACTGATAAACAATTTTTAAATTACATTCAAGAAACACAAAATTGGAATCCATTGAGTAATAGATCCTAGCTTCTGTTATATTATTATTAGCTTAAGCAAAACTAGCTTTAGTTGATTTATCTTTTGTCCCACCTGATTATAGACCCATAAGCTACTTTGCTACTCGATTGAAAAATGGCCCGTGGTTGAGCTACTCAACGAGACAGCAACAGAGACAAAAGACGGCAGATAGAGCTGTTCTTTGGTTGGGTCATAAGAAGCAACAACTATAGTTTGGTTCAGACACAAGGAAACGAGTTTGGTCAATCCAATTACATTTTGGTTAAATTTAAAAACTGAAAGGAGACGAAGTTTCAGTAACGTTTCAGATAACTCTTATTACAATGGTGAATCATTCTGTAACAGTCTCATTAGACCGACGATGTTGATGTTGATGATTCCGACACTCAGCTCGGACTTTGGATTCTAGGACAGAGACATAACGATCGAGAACAGAGATGACAGCTTCAAACTCCGACACCTGTTTCTCGATCGCGTCCATCTGTCCCACGAACTCATCCAAGCCTCCACTTTTCGACTTCATCTGCTCCGCGAAAACTCTCAGCCCAGCCGCCACGTCACCCAAATCATCGTACTCCGCGGCGACTCTCAGGTTCATCTTCTCCAACAGATCCAGCTGATTATTCGTTCCCTGACTCCAAACGAACCACGAGACTCAATTTCAGATCTGCAATTGGATTACTTATAATCTGTAAAGTTCGGATCTTTTTTCATCACCTGGAGCTCGGATTTCACCATGGATGATACACTCGTGAAGAGATTCTGTAGCGATTCAGCTAGATCATCGCCGCGCGTATCCGCCATAGAGAGAGATGCTTCTTCTCGAACACACAGAAAGGGCTCTTCCGTTGTCGTCGAAGAAGAAGAAACAGTCTCATGACTTCTCTAAAGCCCAATAAGAACAAGAAGCCCATTAAGAGCTTTTTAACAAACAAAAAGCCCATTATATAGCTCAAATATTTTTTTTTTTTAAAAGAGAATACGCTTCTTCACCATCTTGACTTGCTTTGCCGCTCAAAATATGGTTTATTGACAGAAACATATACAAGACACAAAGGGACAAGAGATAGATAGAGCTGTTGTTTGGTCTCATGAAGTTTCTCCTTGAAAATTACAATATTTTTCACGTGCACATTTATACAACAAAGGCTAATTCTCTCACGAATGGTGATGATTATGTGATAGTTATACATACAGTATCAAGTATGTATGATGTAACATTCCGTCTCTCACAAATGGTGGATCCTGTACAGATCAATGCTCCCTAGTTGTACCTACCAACATAAACATTCATCCAGTTCAAAACACAGTCTGTGTAGTGTACATCAGAGAAAAGATACTTAATATTACCTGAAGAGATTTGCTTGGAATCCTGGGGATGTTATTTTGTAGGATTTGCGTTGGAACCGCTCTTCAAATACCTGAAAAGTTTGCTTGTACAAGCTATTTAGTTACCTTAAGTGGATCATTGTGCCAAGGGAATCGAGTTATTGCTGGACAGAAGTTACACCTGTGTATGTTATAGTGAAACAACAAAACAGTAGGTCAATTTAGTGCTGTACGAGTGGAGTAATTCTTGATCTCAACCCGATACATTTGATAAAATGTGACTGATTAAGCTTTTAGCCTTTTACAGTACTACAATTTTCTCCTGGAAATATAAAGGCCGTGACTTCAGAATACATATGATATTGGTACATTTCGTGCACAAAAGAAACAATAATAGAAAGTAATTTACGTGCACAAAAGAGTACGTGTTCAAAAAAAAGAAGAAAGTAATTTACGTACCGGTATAGTTCAACTCGATTTGCTCCATAAGCAAGCTCTGAGGGAAGTGGGTTTCCCTCCCCTGGCCTATGGTTTTTTACCCCAGTAGTCACTAGAAGGTTCATTGACCCATCTTGCATTATCATGCAGGCAACAACAGAAGAAGAGGCTCTAATTAGAGCATATGCAACAGTGGACTCCTTCTTGGAGTCCTTACCACTATTTTAGTTTTTTTTTTTTGTTTGAATAGTTAAATATTCTAGTAAAAATAGTGTGTCCAATAGTGATTTCCGATTAGGAGTCTTTACACATATATACATATTTCCCTCCATCCAATGAGACGCGGCCACGTCACTAAGGACTTGATCCTTAAACTCCTTGTCTAAGGATTGCTCCTTACCGAATTGGGCTTTGATAATATTATTTTATCTGGATTCGCCTAGGATATAGCGCTAAGGATTCGTCTAAATGGACCGTTGCGGATGCTCTTAGCAACTACTGTGCCGAAATATATATTAACAACTTTGCACTTTTGGAATATGTAGGTGATAATATAAGAAGTCCTAAAAGACAAGGAAAATGGAGCTTAGAAAAACCTGAAGGATCTTTGATCATTTTTGAGTTTTGGAAGTAAATTTTAATTATAGTGCTGAGTTATTATATGGATTGTTAAAAAATGTATGAAGTAGCATAAATAATACTATTATATAACCATAGTAGTAGTCTTGTATATATGTTCTTGCCACTACTAATAATAAAATACAAGTATGATGCATTAATTTCATCTACTGACATGGATGAAACTAATCGAATTATCAGTAGGTCTAAAAGGCTATACCTAGGCCCCTTCCCAAATCTGGGAAAGTAAAAGAGGTGGTGGTGAGTGAGCGATGACAAATCTTTCTAATCAAAGTTTTGTTTCTGTAAAATATAAAATTAAGTAAAATAAGTAAAAATAAAAGTGGGTCCAGACGATCTTATTGTACAGTGAGCCGGACAGAACTTACTCGGTTCCACGTGCGATTGGCTTTCTAACCGGGACCACTGTTGGAGTAAAGCCGGTGAAGACGTGGTAAGCATCGGGCGCACTTCTTTGATAGTATGTTTAATCGAAACCGTTCACTTCAGTGAAGTGTGAGAACATCGTACCAACCTGTCTGCTGTTTGGGAATTCCTATTTGTGTCTATCGAAGAGGTTTGATTTTCCCTAAATATGTAAATTCTAAGGATAATTTATTAGGATAATTATTTTTTTAATTATTGATATCTATCTGTATTTCTATATGGTAGGTGAAACTTCATATTCCTCTATGCACAAAAAACTGATTCTTTAAATATGTCACGTGAAAAGAAATCCAATCCCAAAAATCTTTGGGTGCATGGTTTCTTGTTTTTTTGTTTGTTTATTGTTTACTTTTAAATATAGATCCATTTTAGGTTTAGGTTATCACATTCTCAAACAAATTTTATTACGGTTTTTCTTTTTGATAATTATATACATCTACATCTGACAAACCAATTAAATTCCTGCGTCTGGAAAAAGCATATGCAAAAGTAACAAAACAAAGAATTTCAGTCCAGTAAGGCATATTTTGAACAGTTTCATTTTAAAGTAAGAGTTTGCCAATTTTATAGTGCACTTTAACCATTTTAACATTTAAGTAGTATATTTGAAAACATATGTAAGAACTTTGACCACTATAGTTTATATTAGGCTAGTTTATATGTTTTGATGATATTACCAAATATTTTATCGTTTTAATTATATACTAAAATTTAATAATTTTAGTTTATCTTTTTGTGTTTATTTAGTTTATCTTTAATCTGTAAAATATTATTTGGTCATGACTATTGACAAGTGAGACAAGCGGAGATACAATTACATTTCGGGTATAGATGAAATGAAAGTTAGGCTTGCTGACTTTGGGTTCCGCGTATAGATGAAATGAAAGCTAAGCTTGCAGACAATGGTTCGTAAATGTGGGTTTAGAAGAAAACTTTCTAATGAAATTTATCTTAATAGTCATTTAGGCCAATATTCTAACACATTACCTTGTCACTTAAGTCATGGTTTTTATTCTCCTAATTAATGTTCTATCTTGAGTGAAATCATTTAAAAAAAAAAAAATTATACATGAATTAATCCATTGAAAGAAGTAGAATCAATAATTTATAAGGTGACCTTGAAAGTCAAAACAGTGAATCCATACTCAAGACAAAGAAAACAATAGTACGAATTTAATGAGAAAACATGTGAGATGGCTTTGCTCATCAATTTTTGGGACTACAATAGGCAATATCTAGCAACAACCAATCTGATATTCTCATATGACAGTATCTGGAAACATGATTAACCCTAGTCTAAGCTCTTAGACGGAGTTTTTAACTCATGATTTGACATTTTTTTAACATTTTTCGGCCTCGTGTTTAAGAGACGGTTTTTAGACTTTCTTAGTTAAAATCTAAGAAAAACTAAGAACCGTCTCTTATTCGAAGCTAAAAACCCCAGTTAAAAGACCGAGGATAATCATGCTACATTTACAAAGTTGTTTCACTCACAATGTTATTGCCATCATATCAGGATTTTGATTCTAACAATCAGACGCATTATTAGTATATATATACCACACTGAGTAACATTAAGTAATCTTGTACATAACACATTCAGGTAAATATATAGCATCTATGTCTTTCATATACAGATTCATATCTAAATTATTGAAATGATATGAGCATATACAAATGTTTCCAATCATCGCATGGAAAATAAATGATTATTAACATATCCCCTAAAGTCCAGCAGAATTATATATAAAGGCAGCTACAGTGATCATAAAAAATATCAACATAATACATATGAACCCTAACTGTACCAGGTAGCAAACAACCTATAATCCTTAATAAGTTGATGGTAGTAAAAATAAATCTTCAAAACATAAAGGATCAAACACATTAGCGTGACTGATCTTAATTTATCGTATTCATAAACGACAACATTATCTGTGGATAACGTAGAGAAGTCATTACATTAACACACATATAGAAGCAAATACGAAACAATACATTAAAAGTAGAGAGACTTATCGATATATATATATATATGATCATACAGTTGCACCCGAGTAATTAGCCATCACAGACTGACCTTGATGTGGGTGCTGTTGCTGTAGCGGCAGAGGCGGCTGCGTTTGCGGTAACGTTTGCGTTTTCTGCCTGTTGACTCTCTTCCTCTTCTTATCGTAGCTAACGCCGCGAGCTTTGGCCTGGAAGTCTCTGACTTCACGGAGGTATAACCTGACGGCGCGTGAGCCAAAAGGGTTTGCCTCGGGAGGGCCACCGTTCTCCTCGTAAGCGGCACGGAGACGTCCGATGAGGGCGTCGAGTGAGCCCCAGGCTTGTCGGAGAGGGCAAGGACAAGGTGCGGGAGGGTTAGAGAGGCCGAAGAAGGCGCAGTTTTGGTGGTGAACCTTTGTTTTCCCGAACTGGTCGAGGTAGCGGAGGAACTCTAGCACGTGCGCCCCGCTGCACGAAGGGAGAGAGAGCGGAGGACGGTGGTTCCGGAGGTATTGACAGAACGTGTTCCAGTCACGGCGTTTCTGGTTCTCGTAGCGGCTTGAGGCAGGAGGTGTCGATTGTGTGGAGGTATTAGGGTTCCTGTTTGCTTGGTGAGAGATCAATTCCATAGCTTATCTTTGTTTCTTGTTTACTAGGGTTTTTGCTTTTCTTATATGGATCAAAGAGATTATTAGGGCTCTTTAGATCATTAATAAACCAGAGAGAAAGGGAGAAAGAGGGACTTAGCTGCTTGTCATGGTGAGAATGATACTATATAAGGAATATATTCAACTTTGGTAAATCAAATCTAGCAAACACATGAGTAGAAATAGTGAGGCAAAGAGAGAATAAACTGAAAAAGGAAAGAGAGAGAAGTGAAGTTTGTTGCTGCTTATAGAAGAGGAGAGAAGTGGGTATATAATAATAAGTGGAAGAGATCAAAAGTGGGATTTTTTTTCCATTTTATTATTTTTCCAGTTTTTCTACTTTGGGAGTCGATGGAGAGACAGGTGATACACAAAATCACATTTGTCAAGAAGAATCAAGAGTGTGTTAAGTAGCTTCAAGACTCAGAAGCAGAAGCATTATAGAAGGTCATCTAGAGAGAGAAAGACTGAGCAGAGTACAACCTATGAGAGAGAAGGAGAAAGGGGGGATGAGTGTTACACAGCGGGGAAAAGAGTAATTTCATAGGTAAAGAGAGAGACAGAGAGTGACCAATGGGTCAAGTGGGGAACTTGAAGTTGAACATTGACATGACATGAGGAGGAAGAGTCTGTGTTCTTTGCCAGCAATTTGCAGCCACATTTTCATTTTTTTATTATTGTTAATTTTATTCATTACTTTATGCATTGCGTTGCGTTTAATTACTTTGTTTTCGCATTATTCTTGTTTACTTCCATCGCTTTTATTATTTTTAATTGAAAACGACCTCATTAACAAATATATACTGTATTTTCTTTTCCGGTAATTATGGGTTATAAACTCAGAATCACTTTTTTTTTTAACTTGATCGTTTCTTCGATTAGATTTATTCAGAAAGGAAAACAAACAACACCTCCTTGTTGACAATCCAATATGCGTTGGTGTCCATGGCCACGTAATTAAATTTGTATGTTGTTTGCCTCGAGCCGAGTAAAGTTTTATATATACGCGAGAAAACAAACTAAATCGCTCATTAGAGAATTAGACAAAGAATGTCTAATATATAAAAAGATCTCTAGCTCTAATAGTACGAAACATTTTGGGAAGAAAATCAAAAGTAAATTCATGCGAACTTGCCAATTAGACCCAAAATGAACAAATATCATACTAATCGGAGAATATAGAGTTGGACATAGATTTTAACAAGTCCAACAGTGTAAACCTTCTTCTCAATGGTAAAAGCTTCCAGTTGAGCAGCGGTATTAGTAATCTTGTTAAATTTTCCAATAAACCGACAGTAATTTTTAGCACCAAACTACGTATATATTTCATAGAGAAAATTATTAAAAAATGTCTGAACAACAATAAATTGAAATGCGGTGGCTAGTGAAGATATTTGGCGTTTAATATCGAAGTTCTTCGACCTTAGAAAACTTGGTTGTTGGAAAAATCATTGCCGAGATCTTTAGTTATTAGTGTTTGGTAGCGACGAATCAGTAGTCTACAGTTTTGTTTGATCGCCGCGCTCGTCCCTTTTACAGAAATTTATCTTGAGTGAATATTTGCTAAACCTTCGTGTTCTCGATTCTCGAAGTGTATTTCTTTTTGTAGCTGGTTTTCTCAAACTGCATTTACAAGATTGGTTTTCAAGAGACTGATTATCAACAATTTATTTTAAACGACGAAAGTCCTATCCCTTATGGTTATATACTTGACAATTTTAAAGTAAGTGTATAATACATGATTAAGTCGGAGTTTGTTGTCATATGCTGATAATAGGTTACTTTTAGAGGAACCGTCGGAACATGAAATTAGGAGAGCTCTCTTTGACATCAACCCAGATAAAGCACCCGGCCCGGGAACCGTCGGAACATGAAATTAGGAGAGCTCTCTTTGACATCAACCCAAATAAAGCACCCGGCCCGGATGGCATGACTAGTAATTTGTTTCAAAAATTTTGGCGTGAGATGCATCAAGATATTATTAGACTTGTACAAGATTTCTTTGCGACAGGCAGTTTCGACCCATTATTGAACCAGACTAATATCTGCCTCATTCCTAAAAAGAAGAAACCTCGGGACATGACTGAGTTCAGACCTATTAGTCTTTGTAATGTTAGCTACAAGATTATATCTAAGCTACTATGCAAGAGACTTAAGAGGGTTATTCCGCGATTGATCTCAGAGACACAATCCGCTTTTGTAACTAAAAGATTGATTACTGATAACATCCTGGTAGAACAAGAAAATTTTCACGCCCTACGGACGAACCAGAGATGTAGAGAAAATTTTATGGCTATTAAAACAGATATGAGCAAAGCTTACGATAGAGTGGAATGGAGCTTTATAGCAGCCTTGATGTTGAAGATGGGCTTTGATGAGAGACTGGTTGACCTCATTATGTGTTGTGTCACGTCGGTCACATATCAAGTCTTAGTTAATGGACAACCAAGAGGGCAAATCTTACCGAGGAGAGGCTTGAGACAGGGAGACCCCCTTTCTCCTTTTTTGTTCATCTTGTGTACGGAGGCGTTGATCTCGCTCTTAAACGGAGCAGAAGCGG
It encodes:
- the LOC106313775 gene encoding protein LIGHT-DEPENDENT SHORT HYPOCOTYLS 1-like, with translation MELISHQANRNPNTSTQSTPPASSRYENQKRRDWNTFCQYLRNHRPPLSLPSCSGAHVLEFLRYLDQFGKTKVHHQNCAFFGLSNPPAPCPCPLRQAWGSLDALIGRLRAAYEENGGPPEANPFGSRAVRLYLREVRDFQAKARGVSYDKKRKRVNRQKTQTLPQTQPPLPLQQQHPHQGQSVMANYSGATV
- the LOC106313776 gene encoding biogenesis of lysosome-related organelles complex 1 subunit 2-like, yielding MADTRGDDLAESLQNLFTSVSSMVKSELQGTNNQLDLLEKMNLRVAAEYDDLGDVAAGLRVFAEQMKSKSGGLDEFVGQMDAIEKQVSEFEAVISVLDRYVSVLESKVRAECRNHQHQHRRSNETVTE